The genomic segment CAGCGTCTCCCGGCTGGACCCGACCGAGCCCCGCACCATCGACGCCGACGAACCGGCGTCGGCCGCCGTGGCCGCGATGCGCGAGTGGAACGTGGGCTGCCTGCTCGTGACCGGGGCCGGTCGCCTCGTCGGCATCTTCACCGAGCGCGACCTCTTGACGCGGGTGCTGGCCCCCGGCCGCTCGCTCGGCTCCCCGATGCGGGTGTACATGACGCCCGACCCGGTCACGGTGGCGCCGAAGGACTCCGTGCGGACCGTCGTGAAGCGGATGCAGAAGGGCGGGTACCGGCACCTGCCGGTGGTGGACGAGGCCGGCCGGCCCGTCGGCGTCCTCTCGGCCCGCCGCGTGGTCCATTACCTCGTCGAACACTTCCCGGCGCTGGTGTTCAACCTCCCGCCCGATCCCGATCGCTATCCCGAAACGGCCGAAGGGCCGTGACGGGGGGGCCTGCGCCCGTGGCCCGCTGCCCGCACCTCTCAATTTCCCGCCAAACCACCCGCCGCCCGGCGTATCCCTGTAGTTGACAAAGACGCCCCGGGCCGGGCAACATCAGTCCCCGTTTCGGTCGGGGCGCCTAAGATAACGGTACCCGCACAGGGACACACACCGATCCCTCTCCCGCGTCCACGTTCAAGGACCTGGATTCCATGAGTTCCGAACACGCCTCTCCCACCGCGCCACCGGCCCCCGCTGCCGCGAACGGCCACGCCCGCAAGCACGAAGTGCGCGAGTCGGTCACCATCCGGTTCGCCGGCGATTCCGGCGACGGCATGCAGCTCGCCGGCACCCGCTTCACCGACACGTCGGCCCTCCTCGGGAACGACATCGCCACGTTCCCGGACTTCCCGGCCGAGATCCGCGCCCCGGCCGGCACCCTCGCCGGCGTGTCCGGCTTCCAGGTCCACTTTTCCAGCACCGACATCCACACGCCCGGCGACGCCCTCGACACCCTCGTGGTGATGAACGCTGCCGCCCTCAAAACGAACATCAAAGACCTCCAGCCCGGCGGCATCCTCGTCGTCAACACGGACGGCTTCGAGACGAGCGACCTCAAGAAGGCCAACTACAAGGTCAACCCGCTCGACGACGGCTCGCTCAAGGGCTACCGCGTCGTCCGGGTGTCGGTCGCGAAGCTGACCGTCGAGGCCGTCAAGGACTGCGGGCTCACGCCCCGCGAACAGGACCGGTGCAAGAACTTCTTCGCGCTGGGCCTCGTGTACTGGATGTACGAGCGCCCGCTCGAGGCCACGCTGAAGTGGATCAAGGAGAAGTTCGGCAAGAAGCCCGAGCACATGCCGGTGCTGAGGGCCAACACGCAGGCGCTCAAGGCCGGGTACAACTACGGCGAAACGGTCGAGATGCTGCCGGTGCAGTACCAGGTGGCCAAGGCGCAGATCGCGCCGGGCACGTACCGCAAGATCACCGGGAACGACGCGGCGGTCCTCGGCCTCGTCGCCGCGGGCCAGCTCGCGAACAAGACGCTCGTGTACGCCGGCTACCCGATCACCCCCGCCAGCGCGATCCTCGAAGGGCTGAGCGAGATGCGGCGGTTCGGGGTGAAGACGTTCCAGGCCGAGGACGAGATCGCCGCCGCGGGCGTGGCGATGGGCGCCAGCTACGGCGGGGCCATCGGCGTCACCGGCACCAGCGGCCCCGGGATCTGCTTGAAGAGCGAGGCCATCAACCTCGCGGTGATGACGGAGCTGCCGCTCGTCATCGTCAACGTGCAGCGCGGCGGGCCGAGCACCGGCCTGCCGACGAAGACCGAGCAGTCCGACCTGCTCCAAGCGATGTTCGGCCGCAACGGCGACACCCCGGTCGCGATCGTCGCCCCGCAGTCGCCGGTCGACTGCTTCGACATGGCGATCGAGGCCGTCCGCATCGCGACCCGGTTCATGTGCCCGGTCTTCTACCTGTCCGACGGGTACATCGCCAACGGCTCGGAGCCGTGGAAGATCCCCAGCGCCGCGAGCCTGCCGCAGATCGCGATCGCCCACCCGACGGGGCCGAACAGCGAGGGCACGAACCTCGCGCATGAGAGCGGCGAGCCGGACGCCGCCGGCGCCGGCAAGTTCCTCCCCTACAAGCGGGACGAGTACCTGTCCCGGCCGTGGGCGGTCCCGGGCACGCCGGGCCTCGAGCACCGCATCGGCGGCATCGAGAAGCAGGACGTGACCGGCAACATCAACTACGAGCCGGCCAACCACCAGCACATGACCGACACGCGGGCGAAGAAGATCGAGAACATCGCCCACACGATCCCCGACCTCGAGGTGACCGGCGACGGGGACGCGGCCCTGCTCGTCGTCGGCTGGGGCGGCACCTACGGGAGCATCACGACCGCCGTGGAGCGCGCCCGCCGCAAGGGGCTCAAGGTGGCGCAGGCCCACTTCCGCTACCTGAACCCCATGCCGAAGAACACGGACGCCGTCCTGAAGCGGTTCAAGAAGGTTCTGGTGCCCGAACTGAACTCCGGACAACTGAGCTGGCTGCTCCGCGCGAAGTACCTGGTCCCGGCCGAGGGGCTGAACAAGGTGCAGGGCAAGCCGTTCCTGGTGTCCGAAATCGAGGCCGCCATCGAGAAGGCGCTGGGCGTGTCGCCCGTGTGATCCGCGATCTTGTGATCGGTTCCCCTGGGGCCGCGGGCGTCTCGCCCGCTTCTTCGCGAAGAGCGGGCCGGGCGCCCGCGGTCCCAGGGGAACCGATCGACGCGCCCCGAAGGGGCGCAGACACAAACACCACACACACCAAACACGAGATACCAATGCCGACCGCTCTCCCCCTGACGACGAAGGAACTCACGACCGACCAGGAGGTGCGGTGGTGCCCCGGGTGCGGGGACTACTCGATCCTGGCGCAAATGAAGAAGGCGCTCACCACGGCGGGCGTGCCCCGCGAGAAGCTCGCGTTCGTGTCCGGCATCGGCTGCTCCAGCCGGTTCCCG from the Frigoriglobus tundricola genome contains:
- a CDS encoding 2-oxoacid:acceptor oxidoreductase subunit alpha, which produces MSSEHASPTAPPAPAAANGHARKHEVRESVTIRFAGDSGDGMQLAGTRFTDTSALLGNDIATFPDFPAEIRAPAGTLAGVSGFQVHFSSTDIHTPGDALDTLVVMNAAALKTNIKDLQPGGILVVNTDGFETSDLKKANYKVNPLDDGSLKGYRVVRVSVAKLTVEAVKDCGLTPREQDRCKNFFALGLVYWMYERPLEATLKWIKEKFGKKPEHMPVLRANTQALKAGYNYGETVEMLPVQYQVAKAQIAPGTYRKITGNDAAVLGLVAAGQLANKTLVYAGYPITPASAILEGLSEMRRFGVKTFQAEDEIAAAGVAMGASYGGAIGVTGTSGPGICLKSEAINLAVMTELPLVIVNVQRGGPSTGLPTKTEQSDLLQAMFGRNGDTPVAIVAPQSPVDCFDMAIEAVRIATRFMCPVFYLSDGYIANGSEPWKIPSAASLPQIAIAHPTGPNSEGTNLAHESGEPDAAGAGKFLPYKRDEYLSRPWAVPGTPGLEHRIGGIEKQDVTGNINYEPANHQHMTDTRAKKIENIAHTIPDLEVTGDGDAALLVVGWGGTYGSITTAVERARRKGLKVAQAHFRYLNPMPKNTDAVLKRFKKVLVPELNSGQLSWLLRAKYLVPAEGLNKVQGKPFLVSEIEAAIEKALGVSPV
- a CDS encoding CBS domain-containing protein is translated as MNFAPTPRRRPSQTRTPLGLYPMELSRNLKVDSVSRLDPTEPRTIDADEPASAAVAAMREWNVGCLLVTGAGRLVGIFTERDLLTRVLAPGRSLGSPMRVYMTPDPVTVAPKDSVRTVVKRMQKGGYRHLPVVDEAGRPVGVLSARRVVHYLVEHFPALVFNLPPDPDRYPETAEGP